A window of Zingiber officinale cultivar Zhangliang chromosome 5A, Zo_v1.1, whole genome shotgun sequence contains these coding sequences:
- the LOC121982831 gene encoding uncharacterized protein LOC121982831 gives MALRLFNSNKGKKGRKKTMWVVEKAPRQQDVKQCGYYVMRFMRQIVEEVEIIERDSLRSIFTQAEYSREEIDEVRSELAECIQDHIYKYVRSSLCKFITLF, from the exons at ggccttgagattgtttaattcaaacaagggaaAGAAAGGTAGAAAAAAGACTATGTGGGTAGTAGAAAAG GCTCCTCGACAACAAGATGTCAAACAATGTGGTTATtatgtgatgcgatttatgagacaaattgttgaagaagttgaaattatcgagagagattcactacgatctata TTCACACAAGCAGAGTATTctcgagaagaaattgatgaggtgcgatcggagttggcagaatgtatacaagatcatatttataagTATGTGCGTTCAAGTTTATGTAAGTTCATTACCTTGTTTTAG